In one window of Paenarthrobacter nicotinovorans DNA:
- a CDS encoding S8 family serine peptidase: protein MKSQGKSFVRSGGLRKAAVLAVGLPLLLSSMAMPAQAAPAPEAPGNVAGVAKKNLDPGSYKDGRYMVVLAEKPAATYDGGTAGLAPTKPEEGKKLDADSAEVKEYQQHLQQKQQEVARQENVTIKREFTTAVNGFSANLTADQAINLAKDPKVLMVAPDTQYAPDYSTTDFLKLSGPNGTWATQYGGQENAGKGTVVGVIDTGYTPSNPFFAGEPVGPLVGNPQVGVPYRTADGKIAMLKADGDTFVGECQPGTGTGADYDGSACNSKVLSTHYFADAFLETVPPENRAPEEVISAVDVDSHGTHTASTAAGNGNVDAVVDGRSFGTTSGIAPAAKLSIYKVCWEDTDPATGGCYGSASVDAIEQAILDGVDVLNYSISGSTTSTTDPVSLAFLSAASAGIFVATSAGNSGPTASTVNHGAPWLTTVAATSFSQELQGTVEFSDGSKFRGASIMNREVSGAGVVLSTNAASGQGNAALCAPGSLDPAKVAGKVVVCDRGVVDRTAKSAEVLRGGGVGMILVNLTDSSLDTDKHVIPTVHVNPPATQTIKDKVTANPAITVSLLNRDTTGLPAEAQPQIAGFSSRGPLLATDSDLLKPDVSAPGVAILAGVSPIGTGGDNFGFLSGTSMASPHVAGFGALILGKNPQWSPATVKSAMMTTAGPVKLANGAVNKDVFATGAGQVDPAKVLNPGLVYDATTEDYLKFIQGTGMDLGMEGLGTTAARDMNVPSFALGNLAGKIEVTRTLTALTPGTYRATANVPGVNVKVTPSVLTFGAPGEKKTFKVQFENKNAELGKFAMGSLNWQGANKTVTSPIAVRPQSVIADKALAFTGTGPNGSGTINITSGTNLPVGVTIDGLSKADSSAIELVPGPFAGQTNASNFVKKVTVGEGSALAKFSVISSNEAADFDMLVLTPSGQQLPAATASASETLSVPNPAPGDYFVYANLYASPNNQPTKATVDAAVLGANQGNATVTPNPIRLANGKTGQISLNWKNLEPGSYIGRLTFAGTSEPSFVTVLVNPGGAVVVPDEEDPKKDKKDKKPRGKIRGDEPTQSNNAG from the coding sequence GTGAAATCACAAGGAAAGAGCTTCGTCAGAAGCGGGGGACTCCGGAAGGCCGCAGTGCTTGCCGTCGGCCTGCCGTTGCTGCTCTCGTCCATGGCGATGCCGGCCCAGGCCGCCCCTGCCCCGGAGGCGCCCGGAAATGTTGCAGGCGTGGCCAAGAAGAACCTTGACCCCGGTTCCTACAAGGACGGCCGCTACATGGTGGTCCTTGCCGAAAAGCCTGCGGCAACCTACGACGGCGGCACGGCAGGGCTCGCGCCGACCAAACCGGAGGAAGGCAAAAAGCTCGACGCCGACAGTGCCGAGGTGAAGGAATACCAGCAGCACCTGCAGCAGAAGCAGCAGGAAGTTGCCCGGCAGGAAAACGTCACCATCAAGCGCGAGTTCACCACCGCCGTCAACGGCTTCAGCGCCAACCTGACCGCGGACCAGGCCATCAACCTTGCCAAGGATCCCAAAGTCCTGATGGTCGCACCGGACACGCAATACGCTCCGGACTACTCCACCACCGACTTCCTGAAGCTCAGCGGCCCAAACGGCACCTGGGCCACCCAGTATGGCGGGCAGGAGAATGCCGGCAAGGGCACGGTCGTGGGCGTCATCGACACCGGCTACACCCCTTCAAACCCGTTCTTCGCCGGTGAGCCCGTGGGTCCGCTGGTCGGCAACCCCCAGGTGGGCGTTCCCTACCGCACTGCGGACGGCAAGATCGCCATGCTCAAGGCCGACGGCGACACTTTCGTCGGCGAATGCCAGCCGGGCACCGGGACGGGCGCCGACTACGACGGCAGCGCCTGCAACTCCAAGGTCCTCAGCACCCACTACTTCGCAGACGCCTTCCTGGAAACAGTTCCCCCGGAAAACCGGGCTCCCGAAGAAGTCATTTCAGCGGTGGACGTGGACAGCCACGGCACCCACACCGCCAGCACGGCCGCAGGCAACGGCAACGTTGACGCCGTCGTGGATGGCAGGAGCTTCGGAACCACCAGCGGCATTGCACCGGCCGCCAAGCTCTCCATCTACAAAGTCTGCTGGGAAGACACCGATCCCGCCACCGGTGGCTGCTACGGGTCCGCTTCCGTGGATGCGATCGAGCAGGCCATCCTGGACGGCGTGGACGTACTGAACTACTCCATCTCCGGTTCCACCACTTCCACCACGGATCCGGTGTCGCTGGCATTCCTGTCCGCAGCGTCAGCCGGCATCTTCGTCGCCACCTCGGCCGGCAACTCCGGACCAACCGCCAGCACTGTCAATCACGGAGCTCCCTGGCTGACCACCGTTGCTGCGACATCCTTCTCCCAGGAACTCCAGGGCACAGTTGAATTCTCCGACGGCAGCAAGTTCCGCGGAGCGAGCATCATGAACCGCGAGGTGAGCGGGGCCGGCGTCGTGCTGTCCACCAACGCCGCAAGCGGCCAAGGTAACGCAGCGCTGTGTGCTCCCGGGTCCCTGGACCCGGCAAAGGTTGCCGGCAAGGTTGTTGTTTGTGACCGTGGCGTGGTTGACCGCACCGCCAAGAGCGCTGAAGTCCTGCGCGGCGGCGGCGTTGGCATGATCCTCGTCAACCTGACGGACTCGTCGCTGGATACTGACAAGCACGTCATTCCTACCGTGCACGTGAACCCGCCCGCCACGCAGACCATCAAGGACAAGGTCACGGCGAACCCGGCCATCACTGTGTCCCTGTTGAACCGCGACACCACGGGACTGCCGGCCGAAGCACAGCCGCAGATCGCCGGGTTCTCCTCGCGCGGGCCGCTGCTTGCCACTGACTCGGACCTGCTGAAGCCGGATGTTTCGGCACCCGGTGTCGCCATCCTCGCGGGTGTATCCCCGATCGGAACCGGCGGCGACAACTTCGGCTTCCTGTCCGGAACGTCCATGGCTTCACCGCACGTGGCCGGTTTCGGCGCATTGATCCTCGGCAAGAACCCGCAGTGGTCCCCGGCTACGGTGAAGTCCGCCATGATGACCACCGCTGGTCCGGTTAAGCTGGCCAACGGCGCCGTCAACAAGGACGTCTTCGCCACCGGCGCCGGACAGGTTGACCCGGCAAAGGTCCTCAACCCTGGCCTGGTCTACGACGCCACCACCGAGGACTACCTGAAGTTCATCCAGGGCACCGGGATGGACCTGGGCATGGAAGGGCTCGGCACCACGGCCGCGCGCGACATGAACGTTCCCTCCTTCGCGCTGGGCAACCTGGCCGGCAAGATCGAAGTCACGCGTACGCTGACTGCGCTGACGCCGGGCACCTACCGGGCCACGGCCAACGTTCCGGGCGTCAACGTCAAGGTGACACCGTCCGTGCTGACCTTCGGTGCGCCCGGTGAAAAGAAGACCTTCAAGGTCCAGTTTGAGAACAAGAACGCCGAACTGGGCAAGTTCGCCATGGGTTCGCTCAACTGGCAGGGTGCCAACAAGACCGTCACCTCGCCGATCGCCGTCCGTCCGCAGTCCGTCATCGCGGACAAGGCCCTGGCCTTCACCGGCACGGGCCCCAACGGCTCGGGCACCATCAACATCACCTCCGGCACCAACCTGCCGGTGGGCGTGACCATTGATGGCCTGTCCAAGGCGGATTCTTCGGCTATCGAGCTGGTTCCCGGCCCGTTTGCCGGCCAAACCAACGCATCGAACTTCGTGAAGAAGGTGACCGTTGGTGAGGGCAGTGCCCTGGCCAAGTTCTCGGTGATCTCCTCCAATGAGGCCGCCGACTTCGACATGCTGGTCCTGACTCCGTCCGGTCAGCAATTGCCGGCCGCAACGGCATCGGCCAGCGAAACCCTGTCCGTTCCCAACCCGGCCCCGGGCGACTACTTTGTCTACGCCAACCTCTACGCCAGCCCCAACAACCAGCCCACCAAGGCAACCGTTGATGCTGCAGTGCTGGGGGCCAACCAGGGCAACGCCACCGTGACGCCGAATCCGATCCGACTCGCCAACGGCAAGACGGGCCAGATTTCGCTGAACTGGAAGAACCTGGAACCGGGTTCCTACATTGGCCGCCTGACCTTCGCAGGAACCAGCGAGCCGAGCTTCGTCACGGTCCTGGTCAACCCCGGCGGAGCTGTTGTGGTTCCGGATGAGGAAGACCCCAAGAAGGACAAGAAGGACAAGAAGCCGCGGGGCAAGATCCGCGGCGATGAGCCGACACAGAGCAACAACGCCGGCTAA
- a CDS encoding copper resistance CopC family protein codes for MRTFSWRNPGPGGAFLLTVFALCIAFGLVSAPAASAHDQLVSSTPSTGERLAVPPSTIELKFSAPLLAIGHEVRVVDAASKNWVQGDSALDRGTLTQPLAPGMPDGEYQVRWRVVSSDGHPINGSYSFLVGAGATAGAIPAPGNTATPGVPPGSAEPGATASTVQVPDWLIAAALGAVAGLALYLGWGFFKRRRRSGPRGG; via the coding sequence TTGCGTACTTTTTCATGGCGAAACCCAGGACCCGGCGGAGCGTTCCTCCTTACCGTCTTTGCGCTGTGCATCGCCTTCGGGCTCGTCAGCGCGCCGGCGGCGTCCGCCCACGACCAACTGGTTTCGTCCACACCTTCCACCGGCGAGCGGCTGGCCGTGCCGCCGTCGACCATTGAACTGAAATTCAGTGCACCGTTGCTGGCCATCGGCCACGAAGTCCGCGTCGTAGATGCGGCATCAAAGAACTGGGTCCAGGGCGATTCTGCGCTGGACCGCGGGACCTTGACCCAGCCGCTCGCCCCGGGCATGCCCGACGGGGAGTACCAGGTCAGGTGGCGCGTGGTTTCCAGCGACGGCCACCCCATCAACGGCAGTTACTCCTTCCTGGTGGGGGCCGGCGCCACAGCAGGTGCCATCCCGGCCCCTGGAAACACGGCCACCCCCGGCGTTCCTCCCGGATCAGCCGAACCAGGAGCCACGGCCTCCACGGTCCAGGTACCCGATTGGCTGATTGCTGCAGCCCTCGGGGCGGTCGCGGGCCTCGCCTTGTATTTGGGCTGGGGTTTTTTCAAGCGCCGACGCCGGTCCGGCCCGCGGGGCGGCTAA
- a CDS encoding beta-glucosidase family protein: MNPTLSAAVTVPPAEGQDADTKIRELARSPSLEQQIRLLTGADVWSTHAIPEIGLARVVLSDGPAGVRGEDFDERHDSVSLPSSSALSATWSVETAHRYGQILGQEARRKGVHAVLGPTINLHRSPLGGRHFECMSEDPRLTATMAAGYVAGVQSMGVGATPKHYLANEAETERFTADSVVDERPLRELYLAAFEDAITEARAWLVMSSYNSINGTTASENKLLETPLSTEWGFDGVVVSDWTGVRSIDAANAHQDLEMPGPVGHWGPKLLAAVHDGRVSRDAILEKVTRILRLAARVGSLEGFEPAVTQLPTQLDGAAVAREVAVRGAVLVRNKGLLPLDAKALSSVAVIGHNADEARTQGGGSATVMPKYTVSPLEGLRKALPDDVKVTYARGAKVAEGIQAFPRTSLHNPVSGVPGIRVTFLAEDGSEISGEDRLASHLIWFGVGIPDGAASIRMETDWTAETAGVHHLGVGTVGRIRFALDGAEVFNSELEDDTEVLGAALFDPPKTTHPIEAAAGQTVRIEAEYQLPKQQVIPFTAILLGEETVVADPQAEIDAAVEAARAADVAVVVVGTNATIESEGFDRKDLDLPGYQNHLVEAVAAANPRTVVVVNSGSPVVMPWLDTVDAVLLGWFGGQEFGSAIADILLGKEEPGGRLPTTWPAALEDVPVLSTTPVDGKVVYSEGIHVGYRAWLKQEAEGGAKPAIPFGYGLGYTTFELGTAHAPQVVTAGSDVVVHVPVRNTGSRTGREVVQVYLDRPASAVERPVRWLAGYAGTHLAPAGTESVEVRIPAKAFAHYDGGWQFEQGTFRLLVGRHAADEFQFLEIELR; the protein is encoded by the coding sequence ATGAACCCGACACTCTCGGCCGCCGTCACCGTCCCGCCCGCCGAAGGCCAGGACGCCGACACGAAGATCCGCGAACTCGCCCGGAGCCCCAGCCTTGAGCAGCAGATCCGGCTTCTGACAGGGGCGGACGTTTGGTCCACACACGCCATCCCGGAGATCGGCCTGGCGCGCGTGGTGCTGTCGGACGGCCCAGCCGGAGTCCGTGGCGAAGACTTCGACGAGCGCCACGATTCCGTTTCCCTTCCGTCCTCCTCGGCGTTATCGGCTACGTGGAGTGTCGAAACCGCCCACCGCTACGGCCAGATCCTGGGCCAGGAAGCGCGGCGCAAGGGCGTCCACGCCGTCCTCGGTCCCACCATCAACCTGCACCGCTCCCCGCTGGGCGGCCGGCACTTCGAATGCATGAGCGAAGACCCGCGGCTCACGGCAACCATGGCAGCCGGGTACGTCGCCGGAGTGCAGTCCATGGGCGTCGGCGCAACGCCCAAGCACTACCTGGCCAACGAAGCTGAAACCGAGCGCTTCACGGCGGACTCCGTGGTGGACGAGCGGCCCTTGCGCGAGCTCTACCTTGCGGCGTTCGAAGACGCCATCACCGAGGCCCGCGCCTGGCTGGTCATGAGCTCCTACAACTCCATCAACGGGACCACTGCCAGCGAGAACAAGCTCCTCGAAACGCCGCTGTCCACCGAATGGGGCTTCGACGGCGTAGTGGTTTCCGACTGGACGGGCGTCCGCTCAATCGACGCCGCCAACGCGCACCAGGACCTCGAAATGCCTGGCCCGGTGGGCCACTGGGGCCCCAAGCTACTCGCCGCCGTCCATGATGGCCGGGTCAGCCGTGACGCCATCCTTGAAAAGGTCACCCGCATCCTTCGCCTGGCAGCCCGCGTGGGCTCATTGGAGGGTTTCGAACCTGCGGTGACCCAGCTTCCGACGCAGCTTGACGGGGCCGCCGTCGCGCGTGAAGTTGCGGTCCGCGGGGCCGTCCTGGTCCGCAACAAGGGCCTCCTGCCGCTGGATGCCAAGGCGCTCAGCAGCGTCGCGGTGATCGGCCACAACGCCGACGAAGCCCGCACGCAGGGCGGCGGCAGCGCCACCGTCATGCCCAAGTACACCGTGTCCCCGCTCGAAGGCCTCCGGAAAGCATTGCCCGACGACGTCAAAGTCACCTATGCGCGCGGCGCCAAGGTGGCCGAGGGCATCCAGGCGTTCCCCCGCACAAGCCTGCACAACCCGGTGTCCGGCGTTCCGGGAATCCGGGTGACGTTCCTCGCGGAGGACGGCTCGGAGATCTCGGGCGAAGACCGCCTGGCGTCCCACCTGATCTGGTTCGGCGTGGGGATTCCCGACGGTGCCGCCTCCATCCGGATGGAAACGGACTGGACTGCCGAAACAGCGGGCGTGCACCACCTGGGCGTCGGTACTGTGGGCCGGATCCGTTTCGCCCTGGACGGAGCAGAGGTATTCAACAGTGAACTTGAAGACGACACGGAAGTCCTCGGCGCCGCGCTGTTCGACCCGCCCAAGACAACCCACCCAATCGAAGCCGCTGCCGGGCAGACCGTGCGGATCGAGGCCGAATACCAACTGCCCAAGCAGCAGGTCATTCCGTTCACCGCGATTCTCCTGGGCGAGGAAACGGTAGTAGCTGATCCACAGGCCGAGATCGACGCGGCAGTGGAGGCCGCCAGGGCGGCCGATGTCGCCGTCGTCGTGGTGGGTACCAACGCAACGATCGAATCGGAGGGCTTCGACCGGAAGGACCTTGACCTCCCCGGCTATCAGAACCACCTGGTGGAGGCGGTGGCGGCAGCCAACCCGCGGACAGTGGTGGTGGTGAACTCCGGCTCACCGGTGGTGATGCCTTGGCTCGACACGGTGGATGCGGTCCTGTTGGGCTGGTTCGGAGGCCAGGAATTCGGCAGCGCGATCGCCGACATCCTGTTGGGCAAGGAAGAGCCCGGCGGCCGCCTTCCCACAACCTGGCCGGCGGCGCTGGAGGACGTCCCCGTCCTGAGCACCACACCCGTTGACGGCAAGGTGGTCTACTCCGAGGGAATCCACGTCGGCTACCGCGCATGGCTGAAGCAGGAAGCCGAAGGCGGAGCCAAGCCGGCCATCCCGTTCGGCTACGGCCTCGGATACACGACGTTCGAGCTCGGGACCGCCCACGCACCGCAGGTGGTCACGGCGGGGAGCGATGTTGTGGTTCACGTGCCCGTCAGGAACACGGGCTCGCGTACAGGCCGCGAAGTGGTGCAGGTTTACCTGGACCGACCGGCCTCCGCGGTTGAGCGCCCGGTCCGCTGGTTGGCCGGTTACGCCGGAACGCACCTCGCTCCAGCCGGCACCGAGAGCGTGGAAGTCCGGATCCCCGCCAAGGCATTTGCGCATTACGACGGCGGCTGGCAGTTTGAGCAGGGCACGTTCCGCCTGCTGGTGGGTCGCCATGCAGCTGACGAATTCCAGTTCCTTGAAATAGAACTCCGGTAA
- a CDS encoding DUF4193 domain-containing protein — protein sequence MAADYDELRTDVKENQEQSLQALQSASAPTAKSVVLELDETDGLDANGPGGEIVAEELVIQVIPQANDEFTCNSCFLVRHRSQIAREKDGVAYCTDCEG from the coding sequence GTGGCAGCCGATTACGACGAACTCCGTACCGATGTAAAAGAGAACCAGGAGCAGTCGCTCCAGGCTCTTCAATCTGCCAGCGCCCCCACGGCCAAGAGCGTCGTGCTGGAACTGGACGAAACCGACGGCCTTGACGCCAATGGCCCCGGTGGCGAAATCGTCGCCGAGGAACTGGTCATCCAGGTCATCCCGCAGGCAAACGACGAGTTCACTTGCAACTCTTGTTTCCTGGTCCGCCACCGCTCGCAGATCGCGCGCGAAAAAGATGGCGTTGCCTACTGCACTGACTGCGAAGGCTAA
- a CDS encoding IS30 family transposase yields MVKKLPWSVRACAYEHLLAGEDTGRSAAAAGVSRQAVSHWAKLAGMELISGPGGGVRLPMASEGLSRDKERRYRRLTLEDRANIKACLGLPEPRSMRQIAKELGVHPSTVSREIRRHSIEHWARRYYDAGVAQHRALVRRRRNRPVKLSAGTAVWKEVVARLNQRFSPQQSAADLKKTFPEQPEMHVSHESIYQALYVQGRGALRHELAVEKALRSGRTGRKPQSKLPARNVRPWLEGARLSDRPAEVQDRAVPGHWEGDLVVGPGNSGIVTLVERSSRFTLLGRLPGARDSATVIEVMQKMIHTLPQAILKTITWDQGTEMAQHAKFTVATGCQLFFCDPHSPWQRGTNENTNGLVRDIHPKGTNFNQVSDEELAHTQHLLNIRPRQTLQWDTPTERLTKLIDGVALAS; encoded by the coding sequence ATGGTCAAGAAGTTGCCGTGGTCGGTTCGTGCGTGTGCGTATGAGCACTTGCTGGCGGGTGAGGACACGGGACGAAGTGCTGCCGCGGCTGGGGTGTCCCGGCAAGCGGTGTCGCATTGGGCGAAACTAGCGGGCATGGAACTTATCTCCGGCCCTGGTGGTGGCGTGCGTCTTCCGATGGCTTCGGAGGGGCTTTCGCGGGATAAGGAGCGAAGGTACCGGCGGCTGACTTTGGAGGACCGGGCTAATATCAAGGCCTGTCTGGGCTTGCCGGAGCCGCGTTCCATGCGACAGATCGCCAAGGAGTTGGGCGTGCATCCATCAACGGTGTCCCGGGAGATCCGCCGACACAGTATCGAGCATTGGGCCCGGCGCTATTACGACGCCGGGGTTGCCCAACACCGGGCACTGGTCCGCCGTAGACGGAACCGGCCCGTGAAGCTCTCTGCGGGAACGGCGGTGTGGAAGGAGGTCGTGGCACGCTTGAACCAGCGTTTCTCACCTCAACAGAGCGCTGCGGACCTGAAGAAGACGTTCCCCGAGCAGCCGGAGATGCACGTGTCCCACGAGTCAATTTACCAAGCCCTTTACGTGCAGGGCCGGGGTGCCTTGCGGCATGAACTTGCCGTGGAGAAGGCCCTACGTTCGGGCCGGACCGGTCGTAAGCCCCAATCAAAGCTGCCTGCCAGGAACGTAAGGCCCTGGCTTGAAGGGGCCCGGCTGAGCGACCGGCCCGCCGAAGTCCAGGACCGGGCCGTGCCCGGCCATTGGGAAGGTGATTTGGTCGTGGGTCCCGGTAACTCCGGGATCGTCACCTTGGTCGAGCGCTCCTCACGGTTCACTTTGCTGGGCCGGCTGCCGGGAGCCAGGGACAGCGCGACGGTCATCGAGGTCATGCAGAAAATGATCCACACCCTGCCCCAGGCGATCCTTAAAACGATCACCTGGGACCAAGGCACGGAAATGGCTCAACACGCCAAGTTCACAGTAGCGACCGGCTGCCAGCTGTTCTTCTGTGACCCGCACTCACCCTGGCAACGCGGCACGAACGAGAACACCAACGGACTGGTCCGCGATATCCACCCCAAAGGCACGAACTTCAACCAGGTCAGCGACGAAGAACTCGCCCACACCCAGCACCTGCTCAACATCCGACCGCGTCAAACACTCCAATGGGACACCCCAACTGAAAGACTGACCAAACTAATCGATGGTGTTGCACTAGCAAGCTGA
- a CDS encoding SSI family serine proteinase inhibitor, producing MSMRSVRPLLAVLAVASLAACSGAPSPGSSGSPTPAPTSGPSSSSTAPGSPSTSSTPTAGGSQSATAGRGDAELSITLLETPEAAPKTFTLVCTGGTPAAESNHPSAAEACAAIKNNPSMLSPAPPRADRACTMQYGGPATAKVTGAVDGKEVVAAFNRTDGCQIGMWDVAKSVLGSDGGF from the coding sequence ATGAGCATGCGAAGTGTCCGCCCGTTACTGGCAGTACTTGCTGTTGCAAGCCTCGCCGCATGCTCCGGTGCCCCCTCACCAGGTTCCTCAGGCAGCCCAACCCCGGCGCCGACGTCGGGCCCTTCAAGCAGCAGTACAGCACCCGGCAGCCCCTCCACCAGCAGCACCCCGACGGCGGGCGGCAGCCAATCGGCAACGGCCGGACGCGGCGACGCTGAACTGAGCATCACACTCCTGGAAACCCCCGAGGCCGCGCCCAAGACCTTCACCCTTGTCTGCACGGGCGGAACTCCCGCTGCGGAGAGCAACCACCCGTCGGCCGCCGAAGCATGCGCCGCGATCAAGAACAACCCCTCCATGCTCAGCCCGGCTCCGCCCCGGGCCGACCGGGCCTGCACCATGCAGTACGGCGGCCCCGCAACCGCCAAGGTGACCGGCGCGGTGGACGGCAAGGAAGTAGTCGCGGCCTTCAACCGCACCGACGGCTGCCAGATCGGTATGTGGGACGTCGCCAAGAGCGTCCTCGGATCAGATGGCGGTTTCTAG
- a CDS encoding copper chaperone PCu(A)C: MTKRKVIPVVSILAAASLALTGCGQSNTPTTTAQSASRSSQPLTVSDTWIKAADSGMSAAFGTIRNTSDKDVTIVSAAAPVATMLELHETVMGPDGTMKMQAKQGGFVIPAKGELKLEPGANHIMLMDLTKPVQAGDQVTFDLKTSDGGSVTFTAQAKDFTGANENYTAGEGSGSAPAAPAK; this comes from the coding sequence ATGACAAAAAGAAAAGTCATTCCCGTCGTGTCCATCCTGGCAGCGGCCTCGTTGGCCCTGACAGGTTGCGGACAAAGCAACACACCAACCACCACAGCCCAGTCCGCTTCCCGGTCCTCCCAACCATTGACGGTGAGTGACACGTGGATCAAAGCCGCGGACTCAGGGATGTCGGCCGCGTTCGGGACCATTCGGAACACGAGCGACAAGGATGTGACCATCGTCAGCGCGGCAGCTCCGGTGGCCACCATGTTGGAACTGCACGAAACCGTGATGGGACCGGACGGAACCATGAAAATGCAGGCCAAACAGGGCGGATTCGTCATCCCCGCGAAGGGCGAACTCAAACTCGAGCCCGGGGCGAACCACATCATGCTCATGGACCTGACCAAGCCGGTCCAGGCCGGGGATCAGGTCACCTTCGACCTGAAGACGTCCGACGGCGGCTCGGTCACCTTTACTGCCCAAGCGAAAGACTTCACGGGTGCCAACGAGAACTACACAGCAGGCGAAGGCAGCGGTTCGGCACCCGCTGCGCCAGCCAAGTAG
- a CDS encoding MarR family winged helix-turn-helix transcriptional regulator, with protein sequence MTTISDTSQETDDLLLERQLCFALTVASRSVVGVYKPVLEKLGLTHPQYLVMLALWERSPRTLKDISDSLLHDPATLSPLLKRLEEAQLITRERVPGNERALAITLTDKGAALRAQATAVPGEIRNRLHLSREEVAELHQAMTGLIAATQRTADEPRKMEAT encoded by the coding sequence ATGACGACCATCAGCGATACCAGCCAGGAAACCGATGACCTCCTTCTGGAGCGCCAACTGTGCTTTGCCCTCACCGTAGCCTCGCGCAGCGTTGTGGGTGTCTACAAGCCCGTTCTTGAAAAGCTCGGCCTGACCCACCCCCAGTACTTGGTGATGTTGGCACTGTGGGAACGCAGCCCGAGGACGTTGAAGGACATCAGCGACAGCCTGCTCCACGATCCCGCCACCCTCTCCCCTTTGCTCAAACGCCTGGAAGAAGCACAGCTCATCACCCGCGAGCGCGTGCCCGGTAATGAGCGCGCACTGGCCATCACCCTCACTGACAAGGGAGCGGCCCTCCGCGCACAGGCCACGGCTGTGCCCGGCGAAATCCGCAATCGCCTGCACCTCAGCCGCGAAGAAGTCGCCGAGCTCCACCAAGCGATGACCGGCCTGATTGCCGCCACTCAGCGCACCGCCGACGAGCCACGTAAAATGGAGGCAACCTAG
- a CDS encoding LapA family protein has protein sequence MSFHEDAAGVPGGSARPDRAGSGHHERVIPPPAPGHARPTRTAALWVAVAVGLVVLVMLIVFFVQNQDMITVRFFGLEGTLALGTTLFIAAVGGGVLVALAGGARILQLRMGNHRRKKVVGGPGTAP, from the coding sequence ATGAGTTTCCATGAAGATGCAGCAGGAGTTCCGGGCGGTTCGGCACGCCCGGACCGGGCCGGTTCCGGGCACCACGAGCGGGTGATCCCACCGCCCGCGCCAGGCCACGCCCGGCCCACCCGCACCGCAGCCCTGTGGGTAGCGGTGGCAGTCGGCCTGGTGGTCCTGGTGATGCTGATTGTGTTCTTCGTCCAAAACCAGGACATGATCACCGTCCGGTTCTTCGGGCTGGAGGGGACACTCGCCCTGGGCACCACGCTCTTCATCGCAGCGGTGGGTGGCGGAGTGCTGGTTGCCCTCGCCGGGGGAGCGCGCATCCTTCAACTCCGAATGGGCAATCATCGGCGCAAGAAGGTCGTGGGCGGTCCGGGAACGGCACCCTAG
- a CDS encoding TetR/AcrR family transcriptional regulator — MSSSKARGQYAKGAERREQIIQTATDVFATEGFEGTALKRVAELVGVKEATLFHYFKGKQELLTAVLTERDKRSLAATGQSDIGLNHMPAIAERNRSEPGLTTLYAVASATANDPGHDSHAYFQERYSVIVRDVSADIARRQEAGEVRTDVAAIPLARLVVAAFDGLQLQWLYDKDVDMAEGLRQLTIILLAPGASAPAGGAENDDGAADAGDSAGAAAPGL, encoded by the coding sequence ATGTCATCGTCGAAGGCCCGGGGTCAGTACGCAAAGGGTGCGGAACGCCGCGAACAGATCATCCAGACGGCCACGGACGTCTTCGCTACGGAAGGCTTCGAAGGAACAGCGCTCAAGCGGGTCGCCGAGCTTGTGGGGGTCAAGGAAGCCACGCTTTTCCACTACTTCAAGGGCAAGCAGGAGCTCCTTACGGCGGTCCTCACGGAACGGGACAAGCGCTCTCTGGCGGCAACGGGGCAGAGTGACATCGGGCTGAACCACATGCCCGCCATCGCCGAACGGAATCGGAGCGAGCCCGGGCTGACCACGCTCTACGCGGTCGCATCGGCTACGGCGAACGACCCCGGGCACGACTCCCACGCGTACTTCCAGGAACGCTATTCGGTGATCGTGCGCGACGTCAGCGCGGACATTGCCCGCCGCCAGGAAGCAGGGGAAGTCCGGACGGATGTTGCAGCGATCCCTCTGGCACGGCTGGTCGTAGCTGCCTTTGACGGCCTTCAATTGCAGTGGTTGTACGACAAAGATGTGGACATGGCCGAGGGGTTGCGGCAATTGACGATCATCCTGCTGGCTCCTGGCGCTTCGGCCCCTGCTGGCGGCGCGGAGAACGACGACGGTGCAGCCGACGCCGGGGATTCAGCCGGCGCCGCAGCGCCCGGATTGTGA